The genomic window GCCGAAGACCGCCGCCCGCCGGAAAGCCGGCGCCGCCTAACCTTCCCCTTTTCGCGTCGGAGTTCCCGCGGCCGCGCGGCCGCGGATCGGGGAGAAAACCCCGGCAAGCCGGAGCGTCCGTCCCGTGGTCCGCTTCTTGCAATTTTTTCCATCCGCAAATGCGTGATCCGATCGACTCCGACGAGACGCCCCGGTATGGCGCATAACGTCGCCCCCGGCGGAGCTCCCCGGTGCCGGCGACCGCGCCAAAGGAAGCTCGACCAGATCAAGCGGTCGATGGTGCGCCGGACGTTTCCCGCCCTGGGGAAACTCTCGGTCGGGCTCGCGTCGCGGTGGGCGGAGCGGCTCTTCCGGACCCCGCCCCGGTCGGCCCGGCTCGTGGCGGAGTCGCGGGCGCTCGAGCGGGGCGAGCGGATCTCCTTTTCCGATCGCGGACGCCGGATCGCCGCCTGGAGGTGGGGTTCGGCCGAGCGCACGATCCTCCTCGTCCACGGCTGGGGAGGGCATGCGGGACGCCTCTCGAAATTCGTCGACCCGCTCCTCGACGCGGGCTTCTCCGTGGTCGCGATCGACGCCCCGGCCCACGGCGAGTCCGGGGGGCGGCAGACGGGACTCCCGGACATCGCCCGCTGCATCGTCGCCGCCGAGGAGAGCGCGGGGCCGTTCGCCGGCGCGATCGCGCACTCGGCGGGCGCCGCCGCCTGCGTCCTCGCGATCCGCGGGGGACTCGCTCTCCGGCGGGCGGTGCTGCTCGCCCCGACGACCAATCCCGAGGAATTCTCCTGGCGGTTCGCTCGCGCGCTCCGGATCCCTCCGGACGTCCGCGAGAAGATGAAGGAGCGTCTGGCGGCGCAGCACGGGTGGCAGTGGCCCGACCTCCGCCTCGTCGCATGCGTGCCGGATCGCCCGCTCCCGCTCCTCATCTTTCACGACGAACGCGATCACGCGGTTCCTCTCCGCGACGGGGAAATGATCGTGCGCGTCTGGAGAGGCGCGACGATCGTGCGGACCCGCGGCCTCGGCCATCACAAGATCCTGAGGGATCCCGCGGTCATCGCGAGCTCGGTCGCGTTCCTCGCCGCGGAGGACCGGCTGGCGTCGCTTCCCGCCGGCGCGTGACGTCGTCGTCGCCCGGAGCCATCCGGAGG from Thermoanaerobaculia bacterium includes these protein-coding regions:
- a CDS encoding alpha/beta fold hydrolase; translation: MAHNVAPGGAPRCRRPRQRKLDQIKRSMVRRTFPALGKLSVGLASRWAERLFRTPPRSARLVAESRALERGERISFSDRGRRIAAWRWGSAERTILLVHGWGGHAGRLSKFVDPLLDAGFSVVAIDAPAHGESGGRQTGLPDIARCIVAAEESAGPFAGAIAHSAGAAACVLAIRGGLALRRAVLLAPTTNPEEFSWRFARALRIPPDVREKMKERLAAQHGWQWPDLRLVACVPDRPLPLLIFHDERDHAVPLRDGEMIVRVWRGATIVRTRGLGHHKILRDPAVIASSVAFLAAEDRLASLPAGA